In the genome of Engraulis encrasicolus isolate BLACKSEA-1 chromosome 21, IST_EnEncr_1.0, whole genome shotgun sequence, the window CTACTGACTGTCTGACGTCATGGAATTTACTTaagtagcccaagttaaaataataataatcatacctTTAACACCTTTCACTGACGTTTCGATAGTTATACCCAACTCTTGTTGCAATTATTAGTACAATTCAACTGTTGCTATACACAACAGCGAACTACAAACTGTGATCACAGTTTGCTCTTGCTTTATATTTGACTCGTTTAACTGTCATGTGATAAGAAACAATGCTAGCATCTTTTAGCATTGtacctctacttttactttattcaACTCTTCCATCAACTCATGCAATAGAGGTTTACATCAACATGCCCTTCAGCAAGACACATTGAACGGTCATTTGTTATCGTGAGAAGAGAGCCACTGCTACAGTAAACAGAGGCCTCAGTCTTCTTTTCACACCAACGCTCTCCTGTGGTCAGTTGGCTACATGATGTTGTTCACATGACTCACCACATAGCATGCCTACCAGAGCCATTAAAAGTAGAGTGATCATGTCAAGATCCCCTCCACCAGGGCttctgctgatacactcgggactcactagttcgacgccctttctgtacttacgccttatgtcatacgaccctaaccctaaccctaaccttaaccctaaacctaaccctaaccctaaattgcttgtttgaaatgtttgattaccatgtgacggtacagAAAAGGTGcgaaactagtgggtcgctaggcagcagtcgggcaattcaaatgaataggcagcgtttcgttgcccaaccacgaaaaacgggcaataacgtgaatgaaccacgaaaattaaagttatttttttcgtgaatacttcacgaaatgaaagagatacggttgtaCCAtgtggggtgaaggaaatgtgaaTAAAGCACGAGAATCTGTGTAATATtaacagtagccaaccaatattttggcaagctaatgctatGTATGCTAGTCCCTCACTTCCAGTTAGGTCACAGCGTTAGTGGTCCAAACTTGTACACAagactatgcactgaagacctcagtgcactgtatgcactatgcactaatcgccagtgcactgacacaagtgcacaaTTTGAGACAGCAAAAAATATGGCACTTCTCCAGTTCTCTGAACATCCCTGGTTCCCACGGTAACAGAAGATATGCACTCTTGCTGTTTATGTTCCTTTGAAGGTAGTTGTGATGTCATAGAATGTCTGTGCACTCAGTGACCTAAAGGCATTGGGGCAGAGATATTTTCTAACAGCAACAATATCTCTGATTGGGGCTGCTGTGGAGGGCCATTGTGGTGTCATAGATTAGAATGTCTGTGCATGCTGCAGCATTCCGAAGCCAGACACACATGTCATGTAAAGAGAAGCTACAGCATTATATATGCGGCTGTCACATCTCTGTAAGTTAGGAACAGAAGTTGCAGGTGAGTTATCTGAATACGTCAGGAGAGAGGGTTAGATGATTAAGTGGCATGTGGCACATGTCGCTATTCTTGCTTATGGAAGGCTAATACGGCTACTACAGCCATGTTTGTAATGTCGAACTGTTCTTAtaccaaaactaattcctaaacctaGTGTCAGTGAACAATGTGTCCACCAATATATAAacatgtcaaactgtgcctaggACAAAAGCCATTTCAAACTTTAACCTGGCAGTGAATAATGTGTGTCCACCAACCTAAACCTGTCACTAAATAAATTattaggggaaaaaaaatcctttggCATGCTATTTCTGCATGTCACATGCCATTAAACCATCTAACCACTACACTAAGTTGCAGCTGTCTGTTATCCATGAAAGTCAAGGCTGCAACGATGGCAGGACAGGGCACCGCAGACTTCCTGGAGTATGTCGCCGTGGTGATGGACGCCGGCTCCGCCTACACGAGGGCGGGCTTCTCCGGAGACGAGAGTCCGCGAGCCTTCATGAGGACCGGCGGCAGCATGTCAGCCTATCGACGCCAGGACAGGGGACGCGTAGGCAGTTACCGAGGAAACAACATCCCAAATGTTCCTCGcaacaccccctgcacccctggACCAATGGGGGAGGGTTCCGGCCTCTCTCGATCAATCAACGAAATCCCCAGCCTGGTGGCTAGACCAATGACTGAAGAAGGCCTGTGTCTCAGCAGGCCAATCAGTGCAGGCCTGGTGAACGACTGGGCGGCACTGGAGCAGCTGATTGGGTACGTGTTGGAGGAGGAGTTAAGCGTGCGGCCCCGAGACCATGCCTTCCTGTTCACCGACTACCCCCTGGCCCCGCCCACACAGCGCAGACATCTTGCCGAGCTCCTCTTCGAGAccttcgaggtgtgtgtgtgtgtgtgtgtgttagttgaggGAGAGTGTATGATGGTGACAgtaagacacgtgtgtgtgtttatgtgtgtgtgtgtgtgtgtgtgtgtgtgcatgtggtatgAAGAGAGGGTGTGAGTTGGACAAGGtaagaggactgtgtgtgtgtgtgcatggatgcgtgtgtgtttgtagtcaGGTGCCTAACAAGTCTTTTGTTGATGTGACAGTACAGTAATAATCTGGTGAAGCTGAACTCTAATGCTGTGGGTCtaatactaatgtgtgtgtgtgtgtgtgtgtgtgtgtgtgtatgtgtgtgcgcgcgtatgtctCCTTCCAGGTCCCTGCACTGCACTTCGGCCTCCAGCCACAGATGGCGCTGTACGCCTACGGGTGTGTGTCAGGCCTACTGGTGGACGCGGGGGCCAGCGGAACACGTGTGTGTCCCGTCTACGAGGGGTACTGCCTTCCCCACGCCGCTCGATCCTCACCTGTTGGGGGGGATGCTGTGATTGGCTACCTGAAACACCTGGAGGAGGGGGCAGGTGCTGGGACTAAGACGGAGGAGGTAACTTGTACTGTAACGTGTTGGATGTGTGATTTTGCTATTCATTTAATTGGTGCACTGCTCACTTTTGTTGAAACACCTATGGGTGGCTACATGATTGGCTACCTGAAATGTCACAACATCTGAACTAGACCCTACAGGTTCAGAGTTAATCACTCAGCTGTTGCTCTGCCAGTTGTACAAGATATAACCCAGtccctgtttctctgtctttgtctttctctgcctcctctctctctctctctctctctctctctctctctctctctctctctctctctctctctctctctctctctctctctctctctctctctctctctctctctctctctctcctgtctcagactaatggagaggaagaggatgagctgAAGAGGCGTGGTTGTTACGTTGCCCAGGACTACGAGATGgagcttcatcatcatcatcatcatcatcatcaccagggGTCAGAGGTCACAGAGTACCGGCTGCCCGACGGCTCAACGGTCGCTGTGGGAGACCAGCGTTTCCGTAGTGGCGAGCTGCTGTTCCGTCCCGCGCTGCACGGCTACTCTGACCCCGGCGCCCACATCCTGGCACTCAGCAGCCTGCAGGCCTGCAACGGCAACGACCTCCACAATCACCTTGACAATCACATCCTCAATGACCTTGGCAATGATCTCCTGAGTGACCTCCAGAGTGCTCCCGAGTGCTCAGTTAAGTTTTGACCATTGACACTAAATAGAGGGGACACCGTGGGTTGTACTGTACTCTGTGATGCACCAGTGGATGGGTGGGACAAGACCTGGAAGGCGGTAGAAATTGCAttgtaatctactctactctacttctctcttctcttttctggtCTACTCTCTACTTGTCAGTGGCAGATCAATAATTcatctctattctattctattctattctattctattctattctattctattctattctattgtgatAAATCTATCTACTCTATTGTATTCTCCCAAGAAAATAATGcatctattatattatattactctCTACATTCTAGTTTCTACTCTCCTCTAAAGAGTAATAATGACTCTATTCTACTATGTAGAGTAACAAtgactctctactctactcaatagAGTAATAATaatctctactctcctccataGAGTAATAAtgactctctactctactctcctctacagAGTAATAATCATTTCTCCTCTGCATATTCTCCACAGTTGCAGCGCCTCCTACTgggcaatgtgtgcgtgtgcgggggcATGTCTCTACTTCCTGGATTCCCGGAGCGTCTACAGGGGGAGCTAGTGCGCCTGGTGCCTCAGGGGAGCGCAGTACAGCTGCTGAGCGCCAGGGGGCGCCACTGCTCTGCATGGCTAGGGGGCGCTGTAGCAAGTTGTCTCAGCAGCTTCAAACCACTCTGGATCACCAGCGCACAGTACAGGGAGGAGGGGAGCAGTGCTGTGTTGACACGGTGctactaggcacacacacacacacacacacacacacacacacacttagtatcacacacagaaacgcacgcacacacagacaaaggtaATCAAATGACGTTATAGAGATGCTTTAACTAAAAGATATATTATTTTAAGATGTCATATTAAAGGTGGTTTGAATAACAAGTTGAAAGCCATTTGCgaagttatcacacacacacacacacacacacacacacacacacacacacacacacacagacaaaggtaATCAAATTACGTTATAGAGATGCTTTAACTAAAAGATATATTATTTTAAGGTGCCATATTAAAGGTGGTTTGAATAACACGTTGAAAGCCATTTGTGGAgttattatcacacacacacacacacacacacgcacacacacacacacacacacacagacacacgcacacacagacacacgcacacacagacaaagttaATCAAATTACGTTATAGAGATGCTTTAACTAAAAGATATATTATTTTAAGATGCCATATTAAAGGTGGTTTGAATAACAAGTTGAAAGCCATTTGCgaagttatcacacacacacacacacacacacacacacacacgcacacacagacacacgcacacacagacaaaggtaATCAAATTACGTTATAGAGATGCTTTAACTAAAAGATATATTATTTTAAGGTGCCATATTAAAGGTGGTTTGAATAACACGTTGAAAGCCATTTGTGgagttatctctctctcactagaggtgcttaactcgaatctttgaggcgtccggattgattggatcattccaaggagagtatccggattagacggatcactcggatcacttatttaaaataggcctaaataaaaataaataataataatgtattttttaaaacgtttctgccgttaaatagctatgcctttgttgttccatttatcaattcatgttgataaatcaaagagtaagacagtttgatcaacaaaactcactttatgaatgtcacagttcctaactcatgctgcgatccgacccacctcttaatctcctcactaaacatgcaaccacaactcgaacagcctttggtagcagtgaaacggcatgttcctgattttgcaataaataatgtgtgtgtttgtatttaagaagactaaaagtcaaatatttgggagcagaagtctagttgagcagggatagtcaggaggcgagcagcagatgaccactcgcttccgctgccgagttgccttcgactcgcacactcgtggcaaaaacgaaacttaagcgttgatccgatccgtaggggattcgctgctaccaacaactcagtcaggattcgtctcgccgagggcgccgctgctgagtgactcggacgaggggagtgacagcagtggctttaaagactgtagcctacgctgtaacgcagtgagtgatagagtcacgtctgtagactataatttccctaagagtagcctacagagtgagatgttaaagcgttggcagagcactgttaacatttagaaatgtagagctcaacagagtcagaagcacacacatagggagcggggatccgcgactcaattggccacaacaggctggacggatcaaacaggctcgatgaatgacgaggcgggagttggttcagttttactcagtgagtgttcgtgactgaacagcatactagggagattagagaatggctgttgtagtcaactaaagaggatatattccggtttcacaatttctcgcgctgtaactgccattttgttgacatattaatgaaatgccgtctgacccgcctttggcggatcaatgcacgacagccgtccggtctgttcggatgaggtctttacccggctctccaaccggatcctccgggttttatatcatctctatctctcacacacacacacacacacacacacacacagacacatgcacgcacgcacacacagacacacgcacacacagacacacgcatacacatgcatacacacgcacacacagacaaaggtaATCAAATGACGTTATAGAGATGCTTTAACTAAAAGATATATTATTTTAAGATGTCATATTAAAGGTGGTTTGAAACAAGTTGAAAGCCATTTGCAGagtaatcacacacagacacacacagacacacacacacacacacacagacacacacacacacacacacacacacacacacacacacacatccctaacctgaatatgatattacatagttgaatGTACCAGAGTGGACATAAAATGTTTATCAACCAAGATAGAAAATACCAAATTTGTTTTATACAGACGACGCCAGGGGTAGCTTTTGAGATCTAGCAGACCTTACCCTATAAAAGGCTAACACAGGTCCGTCATACAAATCCTGAGACAAGGATCAAAAGTACAATAGTCCTTTTATTTGTTGTACAAAATTACAGatctctataaataaaatgtgcaaACAGCAGTTAAAACACACTCCCTCACgttcacattcactcacacacacacacacacacacacacacacacacacacacacacacacacacacacacacacacacacacacacacacacacacacacacagcacactcacagTCGCTAAGGTGTGGTTACAGGGGACGGTGGAACAAAGTTCACAGCCCACAAATATAACCACCAAAATAAAGAGAAGCAAAACATAGCAAATCAGTAAGAAAATAAACACGTAAGTAAACCAAAAAAGGAAATCAAAATAAAATTATAACTTGCATGATAAACATGCAAATGCACCTCTAAAGGAAAGAAAAGGTAAAGGTATTTAAGAAATAGTAGGAAGAGGTCATGAAACCGTTTGCCTGCGAAATTGGCAACCAGTGGGTGCAGAGAAACAAACATGTAAACAGCCCACCTCAATTAGGGGccaggggtctgtttctcgattcttgtcgttgctaaccgtcttaagacagtcttaagaccttcttaccattcccttggatttagtggtgagcgtcgctgtcgagagagagttgagtcgctcttacgaaggacattgctaccgtcgttagcaaagacgctttcgagatacgaacCCCAGCCTCTGAGAagctaataaacaaacaaacaaaaaaacaccatcaACTCCAGAGGACTGTCGGTCCACTGGGGAAAGTCCATGTATACAAGGTTGCCAGTCCATCCCTGGACAGGGTCCTAAAGCCTGAATGATGTTTTGCTATTTGCGAAGTGTCCATCTGACTGGTAATTAGCACTCGATGAGTTTTCCGAGCGACCCTTGGGCCTTGCCTTCCACAGTTCGTACACTTGCTTGTGCAGCGATATGTCGAGAGCTGATTGTGTGACAGACTGGAACATCCTCCTGAAGTCAGCCGTCCTCACCGTGAATAAAATGAAGATCTGTACACCCTGTTGAGGTATAAGATATATGGTAATACTTAAGGGTCTTTTTAAGTTTCACTTGTTACTATGGCAACTATAGTTAAGACACTAATACATGTATGTATAAACAATTTGTGAGCCATGTGTTTTAACACATTCGACCATGTATTGGGTATATACACATTTCTTGTTCACAAGTAGTTGTCTTTATTCTTgaatatattttattatagaTTTCTATAATACatgttattatatatttattcagaatataaatatatatagcctagtGGGTCAGGTAAAAAAAAGTAGTAGTAGTTCCTAGATGGAATAAGGAATTCTGATTTTCatttaacatttaaaaaatagATGTCACCATATCAGTTAATCTTTCAAACATTTTCATTCACTGACCTGCGTGGTGTTGCACACACAGAACAATATGCTGAAGATGTTTCCGAGAGTGGGGTCAGTGGTGGAGAGTACTAAGTAGCCCAGTACCCAGGTGATGCCCAGCACAGCTCCCAGAGAGAAGTTGCTCATAAACAATTTCTTCAGTGAGGTGTTCCGTGTGCTGACAAGGGAGACGAGAGAGTAtacacacagtttaaaaaaaatcttcttaacacttaaagagtctaTTTCACCCTTTCTAGAGTGTTTTTGGTCCcagctaagtgttgaattaacactgcattctttagtgcagtggttcttaacctggagtgcgggcaccccctgggggtgcgacagagattccagggggtgcacggaattttgtttgtgtagaggttgtgaccaaaattatacttgcaaacattataattaggccaaattaagtccaaattaaacaagttttggttcccatttaaagtcattcaggtactgattcatgtctcaagcaagaattattgtaattaatcactcatttatcattttttagtgcatatacacatgtagaagtttgtgttgggggtgcgcggcttgtcttcggcacaggtaaggggctgtgctaagaaaaaaaggttaagaaccactgctgtagtgtaTATTATGGATTTGCACAATTGACCTATGCCCTTTAAAGATGTGATGGAGTTGTGGGTCATTTTGGGTTAATTTACAAGAAAGACCTGACAGATAACATTTagctcacatgcacatacagataaGGTCcacaggggccacatctgagcgccccattcactgtgactatttatcacttatcctggacccaaccactgtggactattgacccctttactgtttgtaaacagatatgacataATTTGGTTGCGTGCGCATCGTTGGAacagaatcgaccatgcaccgttcacttgtacagaaactCGGCAGGTGTTTTTGTCCGAAATAAGATCACGGATGGTcacgctaacttcagatatgcaatgggcaccacagacacgggcacatTCCTGATGATgccctcagtccagtcagtagtttaatgtttTGTAACAACAAACCTCTCctttgcttctggaacagcctcttccctctcaaaatagcataacaagtgtacttttcagaatctctattttttatcaacatACACGCTGCAGGACGACAGGTTTTTTTCTCTTTAGGGTGTGCATtgtctgtccgtgtgtatgtgttcacagacaattttacatacagcctccccactccctattttacccatgcctgcagttcacttaGGGGCCGCTgacgagagagcgcagcccattcattctgaatggaggctgcactcctcggttggcgcccctagagtgcagtaccagagacattttaaatgcaattagaatagagaatctttggcagtaccacccggaagagtggAGTCTATCGTAATGCCCTTAgaacatctctggtgtgtttgagtcaacgatgcgcacgcattcagtaAGGATGACGATTCTGAACGGGCCAATTTATCACTTATCCTGGGCCAAACCCCTGTGGACCTCTATAATCTCTACTTATGTCCTCGTTCAACTCTttaaacttatttcattttctctacaCCTACTTACTTACCTTTCTACTTATTTTATCAATTCTGTCTAGTTTCTTCTTTTGTgttcttgctattctttcttgtttctgtctctccttacttcactgttttctcatctttaacattgatatttactaatttgttaagcactttgagctgcatgccttgtatgatattgtgctatacaaatacagtattattattatcattattattataggtCATTGTAGACTAGACAGTGTAGTAGGGTTAGTTGTTATGAAGGAAAGCTGTTTCAGGAGAAAGGAATGTTCACAAGCTTCTTGAAAATTGGGCAATTCTTTCTTTATAGCAAACAACTGTATACTTCATAAATGAAATCCCCCTCCTGAAAATGTCAATGTGTTAAGACGTGGCACCAGAGCCGGCGctcccaatacgctcactacgctcacagcgtaaggcctcgcgcgacccgttacgttactgacgttgacagttaaaaaaaaaaaaaaagccgcgaattgatttcattgtttattattgattccgtcacacaaaacgtgaaacgtccaacataAAACGACATgttccctgcggaaacgacaagaaaaagaaaattcatgagcgacgagaacagcagtcaggtaggcccaggcaacgtaactcggggtagggtagggtaggcaaccatcaatgtaggcaacgtaactccctcaggtaggcaacgtaactccgtatgcttccactcattgtgatccttcttctgtggctaatttcgtatggagcagaagtgtcaatgggcctttgtattgcacaacaatgccgtgttaaaaagtgcccaggtcttcgatacagtcacatgttgtaaaaatggggattcacgttttagttgttttaaaaggtagaagttgttgagaaccacaagctgagtagcgtttcgtttagcttttgcaattagttcaactgaatcaacacaggtagcctaggctagagagaatgtgagaggaaagggtggtgttgtcaacgttttactgttgtttcgaaaggtgtactagttgaatcataatctgacgagccgttcgtttagcccatgaaacgtcagtgcagtcgaagcaacgaaggagggagtatgagagaagcggtgccctttctgtgtgtgtgtgtggtgtgtgtgtgtgagtttgcgcgcgcgctgttgtatgcgtggctgcctctcgattgtttagaaacaaatatcaacatacacagacattgattttggttatGACAGGCGCTTAcgatttttgataagacgtccgtgcagtctaagcaatggaggaggagggagtgagggagagggagaaggagtgccgtgcatgtgtgtgtgtgtgtgtgtgtgtgtgtgataactatagcaagggggcgcggcttgcttggatagacctttggtgaatgactgaaacttgtgacgaaggtgaatcccaataataaagtgaacacaacattattcacaataatgtgtgataacattcataataacacatgttatatagctaaataatttattttacatatgagtttcttatcataggcctattcatttattttttaaaaacgttttagaccagattactaaaggcaagctactagggggcaggctataaaatatggtagGTAAAttcaaacaatttgatggagctaaattaattgaagccttagttatattttacaggcgctatgcttaagtttctgaccagctcagactccagtcagtcagccagtggagggccagcaaaatgttcaggtagtaggcctacacagatgagccaggtacacctgcagctgatgaggtagtcgcatgttcagtacagccaccgttgtctacatgttcacaatttgttatgacattattgatgtttttgtctcaagagcgcagaaagggagactttttaattaagcttgatttgaggTAAAAATTGTGTCTCTGTGGTTCGCGTtttgcggtgggggggggggggggggggggatggggtcgGTGGGGGGGTTGCGCGCTTCATGAGGGcctcttggcatatttttgcctagggccccatggaggtcagaaccggctctgcgtGGCACCTTTTATGGCAATGAGAAAGTAATAATGTATTACTAAGGCAGCACTAGGGCAGTGGCCTAGCTGTTAAGGAGGAGttgagctttagatcagagggttgaaggtttgAAAACCACGCTTCCACTCCCtatcacactccatggctgagttgcccttgagcaaggtacctataacccacactgctccggggactgtaaccaattgccTGAACTGTAAAATAACTTAGTCGCTTGGGATAAAAAACACCAGCTAAGTGTAACATAATGTAAAACAAAAATTCAAGCAGCAGTAAAGAATTCCACTTGGTGGGATGGCAGGATGTATGAGGCTCCGGCATACTACAGTTGTACATGTTTGTTACCTGCTTAAAATAGGATCCTTCTTGCAAGTGTTTACTCCAAAGTATATCAACACAGCAGTATTGCATAGCAGCATTATGGTGACTGGAAGCAGAAAACCCCAAAACATGGGCTTTGCAAAGTCAAACTGTCCAGACTGGGTAGTGGCTGCAAGCCAACAGCTGTAAAATGTAGAAACATGTTTGTGGTCAAGTTCACAAGGTAATAATAACTCATAAGGCAAAATGTAATATAACATTCAAGTATTGTACAGGGCTTTGCTTT includes:
- the LOC134438074 gene encoding uncharacterized protein LOC134438074; this encodes MRLSHLCKLGTEVAVKAATMAGQGTADFLEYVAVVMDAGSAYTRAGFSGDESPRAFMRTGGSMSAYRRQDRGRVGSYRGNNIPNVPRNTPCTPGPMGEGSGLSRSINEIPSLVARPMTEEGLCLSRPISAGLVNDWAALEQLIGYVLEEELSVRPRDHAFLFTDYPLAPPTQRRHLAELLFETFESGA
- the LOC134437560 gene encoding actin, muscle-like; the protein is MALYAYGCVSGLLVDAGASGTRVCPVYEGYCLPHAARSSPVGGDAVIGYLKHLEEGAGAGTKTEETNGEEEDELKRRGCYVAQDYEMELHHHHHHHHHQGSEVTEYRLPDGSTVAVGDQRFRSGELLFRPALHGYSDPGAHILALSSLQACNGNDLHNHLDNHILNDLGNDLLSDLQSAPECSLQRLLLGNVCVCGGMSLLPGFPERLQGELVRLVPQGSAVQLLSARGRHCSAWLGGAVASCLSSFKPLWITSAQYREEGSSAVLTRCY